In the Bacteroidales bacterium genome, one interval contains:
- a CDS encoding TonB-dependent receptor codes for MYRFAPLILIILILLSGFSIFAQPDTSFFKVDILGADDLSEPVSDDEIEIISASRSSKKLKDLPVTIEVITREDILLNGYITLADVLKSLPGIKVSQPGSGELGEMFLMRGMLGNKYTKILIDNIPVKPSVVSGMPIESQLPIRQAERIEIVYGPASAVFGADATVGVINIITKSAESGIFSEADIILGENGYSYINFHAGGKAGRNRNILKYNFYGSKVNFERMNIFNDTSVYHPLDYLEQKGLYWLNGGDTVRPTQLTTALISSLGLDQSDLFKYNYEGTLSKPAFSNISTESHIVGLDLRYRGFGISYQNMARKTHSSIGKTPFLYKYNNPQNYFGDIINRVTLSFIKDIDRFNTTTNLSFMNYSMDNNSSYGVTFIPEHDKVYQYSASNDIFGEEVITYFGKYFEITGGISFQLSVDLPYTNYLLEPFEKEQYNKIIEKPGDFEDYKSFGLNPYSFFNISEFIQTYFEFNKFIVMGGIRHDYNSLYEASSFNPRAAVLYKLDSKTTVRASYGRAFKAPAGNVVYNSLAYPIGVDSIFYAVVPNTDLKPEFFRAYEFGIRRKLIKDKVFVNLAFYYNKTDNIITTAYVNPKELNLPNAVNDTVEPARTYINSEGAESKLFGLDGSLVIINPVNKYKLKVELIGTITKGREILPDGDVIEFFRTMPSYIGKGKVSLSPSRRTYLIVQTTWMSRVQKIFKTNYGSFIFGDYSESNGFFTIDLTGGFRFHKNLNIFFKINNLLDKTHSGIDGTGYDVDLRYNPQLGRNIRFGMTFLLN; via the coding sequence ATGTATAGATTTGCACCTCTTATATTGATAATATTGATTTTACTTAGCGGGTTTAGTATTTTTGCTCAACCGGATACTTCTTTTTTTAAAGTTGACATTCTTGGTGCTGATGATCTGTCAGAACCTGTAAGTGATGATGAGATTGAGATTATTTCTGCAAGCAGAAGCTCAAAGAAATTGAAAGATCTTCCTGTAACAATAGAAGTGATAACTCGCGAAGATATTTTACTGAACGGGTATATTACATTAGCAGATGTTTTGAAATCATTGCCCGGAATAAAAGTTTCGCAACCCGGATCAGGTGAATTGGGAGAAATGTTTCTGATGCGAGGTATGTTGGGTAATAAATACACAAAAATTTTAATTGATAATATTCCGGTAAAACCGTCTGTTGTATCCGGGATGCCTATTGAATCTCAATTACCGATAAGACAAGCAGAACGAATTGAAATAGTTTACGGGCCGGCTTCAGCTGTATTTGGGGCTGATGCTACGGTAGGAGTTATAAATATTATTACCAAAAGTGCCGAATCGGGTATTTTCTCTGAAGCAGATATAATTTTGGGTGAAAACGGTTATTCGTATATTAATTTTCATGCCGGAGGAAAAGCCGGAAGAAATCGAAATATCTTGAAATATAATTTTTACGGCAGCAAGGTTAATTTTGAGAGAATGAATATTTTTAATGATACATCTGTTTATCATCCGTTGGACTATTTGGAACAAAAAGGGTTATATTGGTTAAACGGCGGTGATACTGTAAGACCTACGCAATTAACTACTGCATTGATTTCTTCATTGGGTTTAGATCAAAGTGATTTATTTAAATATAATTATGAAGGGACTTTATCGAAACCGGCTTTTTCAAATATTTCGACTGAAAGCCATATTGTAGGATTAGATTTGAGATACAGGGGGTTTGGAATATCTTATCAAAATATGGCAAGGAAAACTCACAGTTCAATAGGAAAGACACCATTTTTGTATAAATATAACAATCCGCAAAATTATTTCGGCGATATCATTAACAGGGTTACATTAAGTTTCATTAAAGATATTGATCGATTTAATACAACTACAAATTTGTCCTTCATGAATTATTCAATGGATAATAATTCAAGTTACGGAGTAACATTTATTCCGGAACATGATAAAGTATATCAGTATTCAGCTTCAAATGATATTTTCGGAGAAGAAGTTATAACTTATTTCGGAAAATATTTTGAGATAACCGGAGGTATTTCCTTTCAATTGTCAGTAGATTTGCCTTATACAAATTACTTACTTGAACCTTTTGAAAAAGAGCAATATAACAAGATTATTGAAAAACCCGGAGACTTTGAAGATTATAAAAGTTTCGGTTTAAACCCTTACAGTTTTTTTAATATCTCTGAATTTATACAAACTTATTTTGAGTTTAATAAGTTTATTGTAATGGGAGGCATTCGCCATGATTATAACAGTTTATATGAGGCTTCAAGTTTTAATCCGAGAGCTGCAGTTTTATATAAGTTAGACAGCAAAACTACAGTAAGAGCTTCATACGGACGAGCATTTAAAGCACCGGCAGGAAATGTTGTTTATAATTCTTTGGCATATCCTATTGGTGTTGACAGTATATTCTATGCGGTCGTTCCGAATACTGATTTAAAACCGGAATTTTTCAGAGCTTATGAATTTGGTATCAGAAGAAAGTTAATAAAAGATAAAGTGTTTGTTAATTTAGCTTTTTATTATAATAAAACAGATAATATTATAACTACCGCATATGTGAATCCCAAAGAATTAAATTTGCCGAATGCAGTAAATGATACAGTAGAACCTGCAAGAACATATATAAACAGTGAAGGTGCCGAATCTAAGTTATTCGGTTTAGACGGGTCTTTAGTAATAATTAATCCTGTAAATAAATATAAATTAAAAGTTGAACTCATAGGAACTATTACTAAAGGCAGAGAAATATTACCGGATGGCGATGTAATTGAGTTTTTCAGAACTATGCCTTCATATATCGGTAAAGGAAAAGTAAGCTTATCGCCTTCAAGAAGAACATATTTAATTGTTCAGACTACGTGGATGAGCAGAGTACAAAAAATATTCAAGACTAATTACGGTTCGTTTATTTTTGGTGATTATTCGGAATCGAACGGATTTTTTACAATAGATTTGACAGGAGGTTTTCGATTCCATAAAAACTTGAACATTTTTTTTAAAATTAATAATTTATTGGATAAAACACACAGCGGAATTGACGGGACAGGATATGATGTTGATTTAAGATATAATCCTCAGTTAGGAAGAAATATCAGATTTGGGATGACTTTTTTATTAAACTGA